One Strix uralensis isolate ZFMK-TIS-50842 chromosome 9, bStrUra1, whole genome shotgun sequence DNA segment encodes these proteins:
- the MUC4 gene encoding mucin-4 isoform X4 → MLQDTGATPAVLDASPSRSQPGPMVGLAPPGTGVTPGPAPAPPLQAGPQHGTTPGAETWSPSAAPGTGTARSGTPGVPRAASVPVASQADVPPLLEGSATAGMALGVSPSSITQEMAADMSPLTLVTPLPAMGASGSPRSDGSTTERAVVTASLEVDMEENPGASAAGPAPSHAIVTTGPSPEPPPQGTDAPETRHPVDLPLLTPREGRSALPAVANPSPTPATTSPLRNATAGKTPQPVTLMPPENAAVERDGGRSQLAGDGRTTQAAPSSTLVENTRVGAITGTPLSSDTALGTAPLASPPTTASVSARPRAAASDHSYRSAEPTTDTGTDLDMDIASPTTGNETAGLPLGRPTPMAGVAEPGTGDATPLAHSALDSKSPVAVAIMDTVSPTDPEPFIASSSDLAHSTAEPNVSVSPSVPGNTRLVVVAPSVTPSITVTDTAVGAGDASLDRVTTPHSAVLSSASAPHSPHVTPRPSPGTTDSTHDPALRALSPVAEDKPMAGVSSLAVGHTHTWETTAVSQSGAGGTTARVDTTHSETGAEGAAPPASTNSTHVPVSNTAGTSPATTPAASVSPSSTIPPATSASGETFVMTRTTAAVSPATAKATSTSSDLSLAVTHEEAGGGGQPVLSPAARTPSVETTAGSWAVLGPSPAVTVPSSPLPSLHSPAEEPATAPSSLLGVGATGEPADRQAPPELATGVTSPTATSNRATGQAASTSPPGFQTSLGAPALGEKTAITAGSTTSIAAGSTKPITAGSTTGIAAGTTTSIAAGTTAAITAGSITSIAAGSTTAITAGSTTAITAGSTVAIMASSTTGITAGSSTMAIASGSTTGIAAGSTKPITAGSTTGIAAGSTTTIAASSTTGIAAGNTKPFTAGSTTGISAGSTTAITAGSTAAIAAGSTTGIAAGSTMAITAGSTTSIAAGSTAAITAGSTTDIAAGSTMVITAGSTVAVARTAPASPAKDAGGLLAQGTTAPGRPPATTSPAVSLASAFGTQRGPATTPSTSAHTTAGHRNPAPEPPPTHKLIMPSALLYPFGMEGGDQECVQRMVDFNCPLFKPEIGFPFGKSLRDALYFTDNGQIIFPPTDNYVPSNPNPPPQGFSGQEALPMVAAFWDDADFSQGVGTTWYQEYSTLSSTRDPLVHDVEAKIEKYLKTPYVAKWTLKVTWEKAPAYPSRWDDTQTNTYQAVLTTDGNRSFALLLYQDRGMRWDYTKLAAGNVLIGFSSGDGYAKNNELTQKPPAVKYRPDQYSSAGTDVRGLWIYRLDTRSRVNYRLRCLVWLDAEPAPATWNAQLPPCPCSWPQAELDPRYRQSRGPADTSVRMLRTASPNPAGAGVRCLYRDKSLLEGWQERAWSLPIHPAADGELEAFDWCCQRVEKPLFCTRFAEKRPRVGCEGYVPPTPAGAFGDPHITTLDGLTYTFNGLGDFVLLLASDAQTSFVLHGRTAQTGTAQATNFMAFAAQYISAITTTVEWTLGSQGDIQVLLNNETIQFSYSQDMDAEVYYSPGVLLVNVSSVTAIFDGAIAVSISATSGILSVVCSLPDRYRNSTKGLLGVWDHDPADDFQMPNGTSIPVNSSEEEIYSYGMTWAVAEQNLFAQSLDSPVMNFTPIFLSRLRQENESQYQLAALQCHGSKECIYDSLSTGDVALGLATQSLVADFQQKKTVLNAFPPVITGDTSLTAFRTERVRRQYHAVGVGARFVSHVSQELNISESGTLTWEPHSTAPLTISLEAVGSNNLSALLQLRFTLCSCSRSQECDYSDSITLGGSSLQLAACRCEGGYSGPFCQDPPDPCTQGCFPGVGCDSHAGCGPCPAGLTGDGRHCSDIDECAQGTVCPGNTTCTNTVGSFVCSCPAGEEGKGPGCGSACGSHSCPEGYCSNGGLCRLHPITCTPTCTCPPAFTDQRCLVAGGDFRPLPSADLPRRSVQLRVRTLQNATAEEVNSTVSAILDSLEVKAFQSNTNITQMTDSDGFTFVVVSEFAYDSRGTIIRFLNKELLGAITDAFNRQRRQREAGTHLPFQHLHRENVTDLVKLTVAELRRYFPCGLYGYKGYQLHYVGTVGFVCISPCKTGYCQHGSRCQHLLEGPTCSCLPFSIFSPAGARCEWLAVSLTAFIGILLGALALLCLLLATACLALHLCRRHRRRHRGHQDQAGDLPAPPDLSSPSCSLPPRAKETFWRPRTFSSLMMAGERTEPTHSPERRWEPQLQAIDPSVQIRIQRPHVRPPSQPPQQP, encoded by the exons ATGCTGCAGGACACTGGAGCCACACCAGCTGTGCTTGATGCATCTCCCAGCCGCAGCCAGCCAGGTCCCATGGTGGGCTTAGCACCCCCGGGAACCGGTGTCACCCCTGGACCTGCACCAGCCCCACCGCTCCAGGCTGGGCCCCAACATGGGACAACACCGGGGGCAGAGACGTGGTCACCCAGCGCTGCACCAGGCACGGGCACGGCCAGGTCAGGCACCCCAGGGGTACCCAGAGCAGCCAGCGTGCCCGTGGCATCACAAGCAGACGTCCCCCCTCTCCTGGAAGGCAGTGCCACTGCAGGGATGGCTCTGGGGGTGTCCCCATCCAGCATCACCCAAGAGATGGCAGCAGACATGTCCCCACTGACCCTGGTCACCCCACTGCCAGCAATGGGTGCTTCAGGCAGCCCCCGCTCTGATGGCAGCACCACAGAGCGAGCAGTGGTGACAGCATCCCTGGAGGTGGACATGGAGGAGAACCCAGGTGCCAGTGCAGCAGGGCCAGCTCCCAGCCACGCGATTGTCACCACCGGGCCATCACCAGAGCCACCTCCCCAAGGGACTGATGCTCCTGAAACCAGGCACCCAGTAGATCTGCCTCTTCTGACTCCTAGGGAGGGTCGCTCGGCCCTGCCGGCTGTGGCTAACCCCAGCCCAACACCGGCCACAACCAGCCCCCTCCGCAATGCCACCGCTGGCAAGACACCCCAGCCTGTGACACTGATGCCCCCTGAAAATGCAGCTGTGGAGAGAGATGGGGGCAGGTCTCAGCTGGCAGGAGATGGCAGAACCACCCAGGCAGCTCCGAGCTCAACTCTGGTTGAAAACACAAGGGTGGGTGCCATTACAGGTACCCCCCTCAGCAGTGACACcgccctggggacagccccacTGGCATCACCTCCCACCACAGCCAGCGTCTCTGCTCGGCCAAGGGCGGCCGCATCAGACCACAGCTATCGCAGCGCTGAGCCCACCACAGACACGGGCACGGACTTGGACATGGACATAGCTTCTCCCACCACAGGGAATGAGACTGCGGGGCTGCCCCTGGGGCGGCCCACTCCTATGGCTGGGGTGGCAGAGCCAGGCACGGGTGATGCCACCCCCTTGGCACACTCTGCCCTGGACAGTAAAAGCCCTGTGGCAGTGGCCATCATGGACACGGTGTCACCCACCGATCCAGAGCCTTTTATAGCATCTTCCTCTGACCTCGCTCACAGCACTGCTGAGCCAAATGTCAGTGTGTCCCCTTCTGTCCCTGGGAACACCCGTCTGGTGGTGGTGGCACCGTCTGTCACCCCCAGCATCACTGTCACTGATACAGCAGTGGGAGCAGGCGATGCCAGTCTCGACAGGGTCACAACACCACACTCTGCTGTGCTCAGCAGTGCTTCTGCTCCACACAGCCCTCATGTCACCCCGAGGCCATCCCCTGGGACCACCGATAGCACCCATGACCCAGCTTTGAGGGCTCTCAGCCCAGTTGCTGAGGACAAGCCCATGGCTGGGGTCTCCTCACTGGCTGTTGGCCATACACACACATGGGAAACCACAGCCGTCTCCCAGTCAGGTGCTGGGGGTACCACTGCCCGGGTGGACACCACCCACTCTGAGACCGGTGCTGAGGgtgcagcacccccagccagcaCCAACAGCACCCATGTGCCTGTCTCCAACACCGCTGGCACAAGCCCAGCCACCACGCCAGCTGCCAGCGTGTCCCCCAGCAGCACCATCCCACCAGCCACCTCAGCCAGCGGGGAGACCTTCGTGATGACCAGGACCACCGCAGCCGTGTCGCCTGCCACAGCGAaggccaccagcaccagcagtgACCTGTCCCTCGCTGTGACGCACGAGGAGGCAGGCGGAGGTGGGCAACCTGTCCTATCCCCAGCAGCGCGTACCCCCTCAGTAGAGACAACTGCCGGGTCCTGGGCTGTGCTtggtcccagccctgctgtcacgGTGCCCAGTtcacccctccccagcctgcacaGCCCAGCAGAGGAGCCAGCAACAGCCCCCTCGTCCCTGCTGGGTGTTGGTGCAACCGGGGAGCCGGCAGACAGACAGGCACCCCCGGAGCTGGCAACAGGCGTCACTTCTCCCACAGCCACCAGTAACCGTGCCACGGGACAGGCAGCGAGTACGTCACCTCCTGGCTTCCAGACATCTCTAGGGGCACCTGCCTTGGGGGAGAAAACAGCCATCACTGCAGGCAGCACCACATCCATCGCTGCAGGCAGCACCAAACCCATCACTGCAGGCAGCACCACAGGCATCGCTGCAGGTACCACCACATCCATTGCTGCAGGGACCACTGCAGCCATCACTGCAGGCAGCATCACATCTAttgctgcaggcagcaccacAGCCATCACTGCAGGCAGCACCACAGCCATCACTGCAGGCAGCACAGTGGCCATCATGGCAAGCAGCACCACAGGCatcactgcaggcagcagcaccatGGCCATCGCTTCAGGCAGCACCACAGGCATAGCTGCAGGCAGCACCAAACCCATCACTGCAGGCAGCACCACAGGCATCGCTGCAGGCAGCACCACAACCATTGCTGCAAGCAGCACCACAGGCATTGCTGCAGGCAACACCAAACCCTTCACTGCAGGCAGTACCACAGGCATCTCTGCAGGCAGCACCACAGCCAtcactgcaggcagcacagcagccATCGCTGCAGGCAGCACCACAGGTATCGCTGCAGGCAGCACCATGGCCATCACTGCAGGCAGCACCACATCCATCgctgcaggcagcactgcagccaTCACTGCAGGCAGCACCACAGATATTGCTGCAGGCAGCACCATGGTCAtcactgcaggcagcactgtgGCAGTTGCACGCACAGCCCCAGCGAGCCCAGCCAAGGATGCAGGTGGCCTCCTGGCCCAAGGCACCACAGCACCAGGGAGACCACCAGCCACCACCAGCCCTGCTGTCTCCCTGGCTTCTGCCTTTGGGACACAGAGGGGACCAGCCACAACACCAAGCACGTCTGCCCACACCACTGCTGGCCACAGAAATCCTGCCCCTGAGCCTCCACCCACCCACAAGCTTATCA TGCCATCGGCTTTGCTCTATCCCTTCGGCATGGAGGGAGGGGACCAAGAGTGTGTTCAGAGGATGGTGGATTTTAACTGCCCCCTATTCAAGCCAGAGATTGGGTTCCCCTTCGGAAAGTCGCTGCGGGATGCTCTCTAT TTTACAGATAACGGACAGATCATTTTCCCACCCACGGACAACTATGTCCCCTCCAACCCCAACCCACCTCCCCAGGGCTTCAGCGGCCAGGAGGCTTTGCCGATGGTGGCTGCCTTCTGGGATGATGCAGATTTCTCCCAGGGTGTCGGCACCACCTGGTACCAG GAGTACTCCACCCTCAGTTCTACCCGAGACCCTCTTGTCCATGATGTGGAAGCAAAGATTGAGAAATACCTGAAAACCCCCTACGTGGCAAAATGGACCTTGAAGGTGACGTGGGAGAAGGCTCCGGCATACCCATCCCGGTGGGATGACACTCAG ACGAACACCTACCAGGCGGTCCTCACCACCGATGGGAACCGTTCCTTTGCTCTGCTGCTCTACCAGGACAGAGGGATGCGCTGGGACTACACCAAGCTGGCTGCGGGCAACGTGCTGATTGGCTTCTCCAG CGGTGATGGCTATGCCAAAAATAACGAGCTGACTCAAAAGCCACCAGCTGTCAAGTACCGACCTGACCAGTACAGCAGCGCTGGCACCG ATGTGCGCGGGCTGTGGATATACAGGCTGGACACTCGCTCCCGGGTGAACTACAGGCTGCGGTGCCTGGTGTGGCTGGACGCAGAGCCAGCGCCGGCCACCTGGAATGCCCAGTTGCCACCATGCCCCTGCTCCTGGCCTCAGGCAGAGCTGGACCCCCGCTACCGCCAGAGCAGAG GCCCAGCGGACACCTCCGTGAGGATGCTGCGCACTGCGTCACCCAACCCGGCTGGAGCCGGCGTGCGGTGTCTGTACCGAGATAAGAGCTTGCTCGAAGGCTGGCAGGAGAGAGCATGGAGCCTCCCCATCCACCCTGCCGCTG ATGGGGAGCTGGAGGCATTTGACTGGTGCTGCCAGCGCGTGGAGAAGCCCCTGTTCTGCACCAGGTTTGCTGAGAAGAGACCGAGGGTCGGCTGTGAGGGATATGTGCCACCCACCCCTG CTGGTGCCTTCGGGGACCCCCACATCACCACCCTGGATGGACTCACCTATACCTTCAATGGGCTCGGGGACtttgtcctgctgctggccagcGATGCCCAGACCAGCTTCGTGCTGCATGGGCGCACAGCCCAGACTGGTACAGCCCAGGCCACCAACTTCATGGCCTTCGCTGCCCAGTACATCTCTGCCATCACCACAACA GTTGAGTGGACCTTGGGGAGCCAGGGTGACATCCAAGTCCTCCTGAACAATGAAACCATCCAGTTTTCCTATTCCCAAG ACATGGATGCTGAGGTGTACTACAGCCCTGGTGTCCTGCTGGTCAACGTCTCCTCCGTCACAGCCATCTTTGATGGGGCCATCGCTGTCTCCATCTCAGCCACCTCCGGGATCCTCAGCGTGGTCTGCAGCCTTCCTGATCGGTACCGCAATAGCACCAAGGGCCTCCTGG GTGTGTGGGACCATGACCCCGCAGATGACTTCCAGATGCCGAATGGTACCAGCATCCCTGTGAACAGCAGCGAGGAGGAGATCTACAGCTACGGGATGACCT GGGCTGTTGCAGAGCAAAACCTGTTTGCTCAGTCTCTGGACTCACCAGTAATGAACTTCACACCCATCTTCTTGTCTCGGCTGCGGCAGGAGAACGAAAGCCAGTACCAGCTGGCAGCTTTGCAGTGCCATGGCAGCAAGGAGTGCATCTACGATTCGCTGAGCACAGGGGACGTGGCCCTGGGCCTGGCCACCCAGAGCCTCGTGGCCGACTTCCAGCAGAAGAAGACTGTACTCA ATGCCTTCCCTCCCGTCATCACCGGTGACACATCACTCACAGCCTTCAGGACAGAAAGGGTCAGGAGGCAGTACCATGCTGTGGGGGTGGGCGCACGCTTTGTGTCCCACGTCTCGCAAGAGCTCAACATATCTG AGAGTGGCACCCTGACGTGGGAGCCCCACAGCACGGCCCCGCTCACCATCAGCCTGGAGGCCGTTGGGTCCAACAATCTCTCCGCCCTCCTTCAGCTTCGCTTCACcctttgcagctgcagcaggagccaggaGTGTGACTACAGCGATAGCATCACCCTCGGGGGGTCCTCCCTGCAG CTGGCAGCCTGCAGGTGTGAGGGCGGCTACTCGGGTCCCTTCTGCCAGGACCCTCCGGACCCCTGCACCCAGGGATGCTTCCCCGGCGTGGGCTGTGACTCGCATGCTGGCTGTGGCCCCTGTCCGGCTGGCCTGACTGGTGACGGGCGGCACTGCTCAG ATATCGACGAGTGCGCGCAGGGGACAGTGTGCCCAGGGAACACCACCTGCACCAACACGGTGGGAAGCTTTGTCTGCTCCTGCCCAGCCGGTGAGGAGG GCAAGGGACCAGGCTGTGGCTCAGCCTGCGGCTCCCACTCCTGCCCCGAGGGGTACTGCAGCAACGGGGGACTCTGCCGCCTgcaccccatcacctgcaccccCACCTGTACCTGTCCCCCAGCTTTCACCGACCAGCGCTGCCTGGTGGCAGGGGGGGATTTTCGGCCGCTGCCCAGTGCAG ATCTCCCCCGGAGAAGTGTCCAGCTGCGGGTCAGGACGTTGCAAAATGCCACTGCTGAGGAAGTCAACAGCACT GTCTCGGCCATCCTGGACTCCCTGGAGGTAAAGGCTTTCCAGAGCAACACCAACATTACCCAGAT GACAGACAGCGATGGCTTCACCTTCGTAGTGGTGTCTGAGTTCGCCTATGACAGCCGTGGCACCATCATCCGCTTCCTGAACAAGGAGCTGCTGGGGGCCATCACCGATGCCTTCAACAGGCAGCGGAGGCAGCGGGAGGCAGGCACACACCTCCCCTTCCAGCACCTGCACCGGGAGAACGTCACTGACCTGGTGAAGT TGACAGTGGCTGAGCTGAGGCGCTATTTTCCATGTGGTCTGTATGGCTACAAAGGCTACCAGCTCCACTACGTGGGGACCGTCGGCTTCGTCTGCATCTCCCCTTGCAAGACAGGCTACTGCCAGCACGGCAGCCGGTGCCAGCACCTGCTTGAGGGGCCCACATGCAG CTGCCTCCCCTTCTCCATCTTCTCACCCGCTGGTGCCCGGTGCGAGTGGCTGGCCGTCAGCCTCACCGCCTTCATCGGCATCTTGCTGggagccctggctctgctctgcctcctgctcGCCACTGCCTGCCTGGCCTTGCACCTCTGCCGCCGGCACCGCCGCCGGCACCGAGG GCACCAGGACCAGGCAGGGGATCTCCCAGCCCCTCCTGACTTGTCAtccccttcctgctccctccctcccagggcTAAGGAGACCTTCTGGAGGCCACGGACCTTCTCCT CTCTGATGATGGCAGGAGAGCGAACAGAGCCCACCCACTCCCCAGAAAGGCGTTGGGAACCACAGCTCCAGGCCATCGATCCCTCAGTCCAG ATAAGGATCCAGAGACCCCACGTCAGGCCTCCGagccagcccccccagcagccctaG